A genomic region of Lycorma delicatula isolate Av1 chromosome 4, ASM4794821v1, whole genome shotgun sequence contains the following coding sequences:
- the LOC142323940 gene encoding uncharacterized protein LOC142323940 isoform X2 encodes MDQFKHWIFKLKDYIYSRIFWKPPKSNHLEYITEIILICLVLSLIWWCIQKHVERLIDWYKKRGTVVVPNPTEATEKRTSREKRKTTAGGQSTSCRVQSQERQLRSNTTNKRKFKK; translated from the exons atggaccaatTCAAACactggatttttaaattaaaagactaTATCTATTCACGAATATTTTGGAAACCACCTAAATCAAACCATCTTGAATACATAACAGAAATCATATTGATTTGCTTAGTATTGTCGCTGATATG gtggtgTATTCAGAAGCATGTTGAACGCCTAATAGATTGGTACAAGAAAAGAGGTACAGTGGTAGTACCCAATCCAACAGAAGCAACTGAGAAAAGGACAagtagggaaaaaagaaaaactacagcTGGTGGTCAATCTACCAGCTGTAGAGTACAGTCACAAGAGAGACAGCTAAGAAGTAATACtacaaataagagaaaatttaaaaaataa